The Trichocoleus sp. FACHB-46 genome has a segment encoding these proteins:
- a CDS encoding PadR family transcriptional regulator, whose product MRFEDIYQFFQDPPPIYLNKELAVCYVLSVLQRGDSYGTELIQLLENEYRTYRLSDTVLYSALKFLEDEGAIQGYWRKVEGRGRPRRMYQIRPEWSERAQELSRLWQGYATGNLPPGDNN is encoded by the coding sequence ATGCGATTTGAAGATATCTACCAGTTTTTCCAAGATCCCCCACCGATCTATCTCAATAAAGAACTCGCCGTTTGTTACGTCCTGTCAGTATTGCAGCGAGGGGATTCTTACGGAACCGAGTTGATTCAACTTTTAGAGAACGAGTATCGCACCTATCGTCTCTCAGATACAGTCCTTTATAGCGCTCTAAAATTTCTGGAGGATGAAGGAGCCATCCAGGGTTATTGGCGCAAGGTAGAAGGACGAGGACGGCCACGCCGGATGTATCAAATTCGTCCAGAGTGGTCTGAGCGGGCTCAAGAATTATCTCGTCTCTGGCAAGGATATGCAACTGGCAACTTGCCACCCGGTGACAACAACTAA
- a CDS encoding fructosamine kinase family protein — protein MWTTIAAQITQATGYEFQVSNQRSVGGGCINQGYALQGYLKGNPSSDKSSDPTACTYFVKLNQAAQVTMFEAEALGLQQMRIQPTVRVPEPICWGVAENSAYIVLEWIELGRGDRQSWEAMGRQLAAMHQVTSPVGFGWDRPNTIGSTSQINPWTKDWAEFFTQHRIGYQLKLAQRRGGHFPKQDRLLAAIPELLANHQPPPALVHGDLWSGNAAVAATGEPVIFDPATYFGDREVDIAMTELFGGFPPEFYQGYNQAWPLEAGYKQRKTLYNLYHVLNHFNLFGGSYESQANRMIEQILA, from the coding sequence ATGTGGACGACCATCGCTGCCCAGATCACTCAAGCCACAGGATACGAATTCCAAGTCAGCAATCAGCGCTCTGTAGGGGGCGGTTGTATTAACCAAGGCTACGCTCTACAGGGTTATCTGAAGGGCAATCCTAGCTCTGACAAATCATCCGACCCAACTGCTTGTACTTACTTTGTCAAGTTAAATCAAGCGGCCCAGGTTACTATGTTCGAGGCCGAGGCTTTAGGGCTGCAACAAATGCGAATCCAGCCGACGGTCCGGGTTCCTGAACCGATTTGTTGGGGCGTGGCAGAAAACTCCGCTTATATAGTTTTGGAGTGGATTGAGTTGGGACGGGGCGATCGCCAGTCTTGGGAAGCAATGGGCCGCCAGTTAGCTGCCATGCACCAAGTAACCAGTCCAGTGGGTTTCGGTTGGGATCGCCCTAACACCATTGGTTCCACGTCCCAAATCAATCCTTGGACAAAAGATTGGGCAGAATTTTTTACTCAACACCGCATTGGTTATCAGTTAAAACTAGCTCAGCGACGGGGAGGGCACTTTCCGAAGCAGGATCGGCTACTAGCTGCTATTCCTGAACTGCTAGCCAATCACCAGCCGCCACCTGCTCTCGTGCATGGAGACTTATGGTCGGGTAACGCTGCGGTGGCTGCAACTGGCGAACCTGTGATTTTTGATCCTGCTACCTATTTTGGCGATCGCGAGGTAGACATCGCCATGACCGAACTATTTGGGGGCTTTCCACCGGAGTTCTACCAAGGCTACAACCAAGCTTGGCCTCTAGAGGCAGGCTACAAACAGCGAAAAACGCTCTATAACCTCTACCACGTCTTGAACCACTTCAATCTTTTTGGCGGCAGCTACGAATCACAAGCCAACCGCATGATTGAGCAAATCTTGGCCTAG
- a CDS encoding glycosyltransferase family 41 protein — MESTWAARHREAVSLQAQGRFQAAEQQYQAILRVQSQADAVWHDLGWLYSQMGQYQLAAQALLKALELNRQQPSYHYKLGLVLEKLGDRDQAVQAHRNAIQLNEKLSDAYSELGRLLMASSKLDEAERVYQQAIAVHPQQAQSYFQLGQVLAAKAQFPEAIKAYEVAHQLNPSDPQTLQELGQALDLQASRYQARAAFYRGSSFYCQEKYAAAAEQYQEFIHIPNLEAAAPTMQRAYKYLGECLQKLEQSAEAIALYYQGIQRYPEANEFYYELIALLQNSGQVEKAIAASTQGLQHLPNDLHLLRAQHLMLPILYQNAAEIEQWREHFISGLNYLVKTIDLTTPEVAQKALLGIGYQTNFYLQYQGRDDLALQVQYGQLMHQIMATNYPDWVKPLQVKPRSLQPNQQRKIRIGYISNFLWQHTVGKLFVGWIRHHNSDQFELYCYHLGPAVDQITEQIRQHSHEFNHLPLQEVLEADFQNIGSKIRADQLDILVFLDIGMHPFVTSLAGLRLAPIQCVTWGHPITSGSPTIDYFLSSDLMEPETAEAHYSEKLVRLPNIGISYTKPQLPPLTKSRSNFQIPQDAIAYLCCQSLFKYLPQYDYIFPAIAQQVLQAQFIFISGFDPGLTQQFEQRLEAAFAQYHLSYRSHCVILPKQSQIDYWQINLLSDIFLDTFAWSGGNTTLEAIACNLPIVTCPGEFMRGRHSYAILQRLGVTATIAKDEAAYIEIAVKLGLDCDWRSQVVQQMSDRQSFLYDDLTCVTALEEFYQRVIGNH; from the coding sequence ATGGAGTCAACTTGGGCAGCGCGGCATCGTGAAGCAGTTTCCCTCCAAGCGCAGGGACGCTTTCAAGCAGCAGAACAGCAATATCAGGCCATTTTGCGAGTCCAGAGTCAAGCAGACGCAGTTTGGCACGATTTGGGCTGGCTTTATTCCCAAATGGGGCAGTACCAATTAGCGGCTCAAGCGCTGCTGAAAGCCCTCGAACTCAATCGCCAACAACCTAGCTATCACTACAAATTAGGCTTAGTTCTGGAGAAACTAGGCGATCGCGATCAGGCGGTCCAAGCCCACCGCAACGCTATTCAACTCAATGAAAAATTGAGTGATGCCTACAGCGAGCTAGGGCGATTGTTAATGGCATCCAGTAAGCTCGATGAAGCAGAAAGGGTGTATCAGCAGGCGATCGCCGTTCATCCCCAGCAGGCTCAGAGCTATTTCCAGCTAGGTCAAGTGCTGGCGGCTAAAGCTCAATTTCCAGAAGCGATTAAAGCTTATGAAGTAGCGCATCAACTTAATCCTAGCGACCCCCAGACTTTGCAAGAATTGGGTCAAGCTTTGGATCTACAAGCTAGTCGCTATCAAGCCAGAGCCGCTTTCTACCGAGGGTCAAGTTTCTACTGCCAAGAAAAGTATGCAGCAGCAGCAGAGCAATATCAGGAATTCATCCACATTCCCAACCTTGAAGCAGCCGCCCCAACAATGCAGCGGGCTTATAAGTACTTGGGAGAATGCTTACAAAAACTAGAGCAGTCTGCCGAGGCGATCGCCCTATATTACCAAGGGATTCAACGCTATCCAGAAGCTAATGAGTTTTATTACGAGTTGATAGCACTGCTGCAAAATTCTGGACAGGTTGAGAAGGCGATCGCCGCTTCTACTCAAGGCTTACAACATCTTCCTAATGATCTACATCTGCTGCGAGCACAGCACCTAATGCTCCCCATTCTGTATCAGAATGCAGCTGAGATTGAACAGTGGAGAGAGCATTTTATTTCAGGGTTAAATTACTTAGTAAAAACTATTGATTTAACAACACCTGAAGTAGCCCAAAAAGCGCTATTGGGAATTGGCTACCAAACTAATTTCTATTTGCAATATCAAGGTCGAGATGATTTAGCGCTACAGGTTCAGTATGGGCAGCTAATGCATCAAATCATGGCCACCAACTATCCTGATTGGGTCAAGCCGCTGCAGGTAAAACCTCGTTCTCTACAGCCTAATCAGCAGCGAAAGATCCGAATCGGTTATATTTCAAATTTTCTGTGGCAGCATACAGTTGGTAAACTCTTTGTTGGCTGGATTCGTCATCATAATTCAGACCAATTTGAGCTGTACTGCTATCACCTGGGGCCAGCAGTTGACCAGATAACAGAGCAAATTCGTCAGCATAGTCATGAGTTCAATCATTTACCTTTGCAAGAAGTTCTAGAGGCAGATTTTCAAAATATTGGAAGCAAAATTCGGGCTGATCAACTCGATATTTTGGTGTTCCTAGACATTGGCATGCATCCTTTTGTGACCTCGCTTGCGGGATTGCGCCTCGCCCCAATCCAATGTGTCACTTGGGGACATCCGATTACATCTGGTTCCCCTACAATCGATTATTTCCTTTCTAGTGACTTGATGGAGCCAGAAACCGCAGAAGCTCACTACTCAGAGAAGTTAGTGCGTCTGCCCAATATCGGTATTAGTTACACCAAACCACAACTGCCACCCCTCACTAAATCACGATCGAATTTTCAGATTCCGCAAGATGCAATCGCCTATTTGTGCTGCCAATCTTTATTCAAATATCTCCCTCAATACGATTACATTTTTCCGGCGATCGCTCAGCAAGTGCTGCAAGCTCAATTCATTTTTATTTCTGGTTTTGATCCAGGATTAACTCAGCAATTTGAACAGCGTTTAGAAGCTGCTTTTGCTCAATATCATCTCAGCTACCGATCGCACTGTGTTATTTTGCCGAAACAAAGCCAGATTGATTATTGGCAAATTAATCTACTATCAGATATTTTCTTAGATACTTTTGCTTGGTCTGGCGGCAACACCACTCTAGAAGCGATCGCCTGTAACTTACCTATCGTCACTTGCCCCGGCGAGTTTATGCGAGGACGGCATTCTTACGCGATTTTGCAGAGATTGGGTGTAACTGCAACAATTGCTAAAGACGAAGCCGCATACATTGAAATAGCCGTTAAATTAGGTTTGGATTGTGATTGGCGAAGTCAAGTTGTGCAGCAAATGAGCGATCGCCAGTCATTTCTTTATGATGATTTAACTTGTGTCACAGCTTTAGAGGAATTCTACCAGCGCGTCATTGGGAATCACTAA
- a CDS encoding DUF3155 domain-containing protein, whose product MARRRKRKSRRRLEGRRILELVPQFSIESGEEKPVTAARKFIQAQAILPPALLLVRRNEHTTDRYFWAEKGLFSAQYVEENHFLFPSLRVLIGDTEDAPVAVTSH is encoded by the coding sequence TTGGCCAGGAGACGCAAGCGCAAAAGTCGTCGTCGCCTAGAAGGGCGCAGGATTCTGGAGTTAGTGCCTCAGTTTAGCATTGAAAGTGGCGAAGAAAAACCAGTTACAGCTGCTCGAAAATTCATTCAAGCACAAGCTATTCTTCCCCCAGCTTTGCTACTTGTAAGGCGGAACGAGCATACCACGGACCGGTACTTCTGGGCTGAAAAAGGGCTCTTCAGTGCACAGTATGTCGAAGAGAACCATTTCTTGTTTCCCAGTTTGAGAGTATTGATTGGTGATACAGAAGATGCACCTGTGGCTGTCACCAGTCACTAA
- a CDS encoding tetratricopeptide repeat protein, with amino-acid sequence MENWQTLYQEATALEKQNSLTAAEQKYQQALQLEPKQAEIWSDLGHLYYRMGRHQEAFSTLSQALEISRFTALHHYRLGMVFEQLQQTESAIQAYENTIKLDANLVEAYLALGRIFVTRSQFDAAISNYLIAHDRNPRDVKILSDLGQAYELQANESELRSDFYLGFSYYRQGNYAAAIAPYEKFLASLTPAIASEAIERVYRYLGDCLQHLNQSQRAAEIYQAAVKQYPQKPDFHINLIAALRNSGQTRTAIAAAATAAQLFPDMVLFERDRHLVLPILYESSTEISTYRQQFNQGLAQLIQYVQSRADVNSAESRAVFLKGLGSQTNFYLHYQGQNDLEQQVQFAQLLHQLMAAQYPELMQPLATKKPSVRQKIRVGYASACMWKQTVGVLFLGWLRHSDRQNFEIYSYHLHPHSDEHTENFRASSDVFRHLPVKEAIELDYIQAVGEQIRKDELDILVFLDVGMHPYMSLFSSLRLAPVQCVTWGHPVTTGSPTIDYFLSSELMEPEDGDKHYSEELVRLPNISIAYSPPDLSEATKTRADFGLREDAVLYLSCQTLFKYLPQYDYIFAAIAQQVPQAQFVFISHKSAAITEKFSQRLERAFAQYGLKSPDYCAILPRQGHNSYLSLNGIADVFLDTFSWSGGNTALEAIACHLPVVTCPGKMMRSRHSYAVLKQLGMTEAIAANEAEYIQIAARLGLDPKWRHQISQKIKAAHSRLYDDITCVKALENFYQKSFINKLF; translated from the coding sequence ATGGAAAATTGGCAAACTTTATATCAAGAAGCAACAGCTCTAGAAAAGCAAAATTCTTTAACAGCAGCAGAACAGAAATATCAGCAAGCTTTACAATTAGAGCCTAAGCAAGCAGAAATCTGGAGTGACTTAGGACATCTTTATTATCGAATGGGTCGTCATCAAGAGGCTTTTTCAACGCTATCACAAGCGTTAGAAATCAGCCGCTTCACGGCTCTGCATCATTACCGTTTAGGTATGGTATTTGAGCAACTTCAGCAAACCGAATCAGCGATTCAAGCTTATGAAAACACGATCAAGCTAGATGCCAACTTGGTAGAGGCTTACTTAGCTTTAGGACGAATCTTCGTTACTCGATCACAATTTGATGCTGCCATTAGCAACTATTTAATCGCTCACGATCGCAATCCTCGGGATGTCAAAATTTTAAGTGATTTAGGGCAAGCCTATGAATTGCAAGCTAATGAATCAGAGTTGAGGTCTGATTTTTATCTAGGATTTAGCTATTACCGTCAAGGCAATTATGCAGCCGCGATCGCTCCTTACGAGAAGTTTCTCGCATCTCTAACACCAGCAATTGCCTCAGAGGCTATCGAGCGAGTGTATCGTTATTTAGGCGACTGCTTGCAACATCTCAATCAATCCCAGAGAGCCGCCGAAATTTACCAAGCCGCAGTAAAGCAGTATCCTCAAAAGCCTGATTTCCACATTAATTTGATTGCAGCTTTACGGAACAGCGGCCAAACGAGAACCGCGATCGCCGCAGCCGCTACAGCCGCTCAGCTCTTTCCAGATATGGTGCTGTTTGAGCGCGATCGCCACCTAGTTTTGCCAATTCTGTACGAGTCAAGCACAGAGATCTCAACTTATCGACAGCAGTTTAACCAAGGTTTAGCTCAGCTGATTCAATATGTGCAATCAAGAGCTGATGTTAATAGTGCAGAAAGTCGCGCTGTTTTTTTGAAGGGCTTAGGGTCTCAAACCAATTTCTATTTGCATTACCAAGGCCAAAATGATCTGGAGCAGCAAGTTCAATTTGCTCAGTTACTTCATCAACTAATGGCTGCGCAATATCCTGAATTGATGCAGCCTTTAGCGACTAAAAAACCAAGTGTTAGGCAAAAAATTCGGGTTGGTTATGCCTCTGCTTGTATGTGGAAGCAAACAGTTGGAGTGCTGTTTTTAGGCTGGTTGCGGCATAGCGATCGCCAAAATTTTGAGATTTACTCCTATCACTTGCATCCCCATTCCGATGAGCATACGGAAAATTTCCGAGCTTCTAGTGATGTTTTTCGTCATCTGCCTGTTAAAGAAGCGATCGAATTGGATTACATCCAAGCGGTCGGTGAACAAATTAGAAAAGACGAGCTTGATATTTTAGTGTTTCTGGATGTAGGAATGCATCCTTATATGAGCTTATTTTCTAGTCTGCGTCTGGCCCCAGTTCAATGCGTTACTTGGGGGCATCCAGTTACTACAGGCTCTCCCACCATCGACTATTTTTTATCGAGTGAATTGATGGAACCTGAAGATGGAGACAAACATTATTCAGAAGAACTAGTACGTTTACCTAATATTAGTATTGCCTACAGTCCACCTGACCTAAGTGAAGCCACAAAAACTCGCGCTGATTTTGGATTGCGAGAAGATGCAGTTCTATATTTATCCTGTCAAACTCTATTTAAATATCTCCCTCAATATGATTACATTTTTGCTGCGATCGCTCAACAAGTACCGCAAGCACAATTTGTTTTTATTTCGCACAAAAGTGCTGCGATTACTGAAAAGTTCTCTCAGCGTTTAGAGCGAGCTTTTGCTCAGTATGGCCTCAAAAGCCCTGACTACTGCGCGATTTTGCCTCGCCAAGGGCACAATAGCTACTTAAGCTTAAATGGCATTGCTGACGTGTTTCTAGATACATTTAGTTGGTCAGGAGGCAATACTGCTCTAGAGGCGATCGCTTGTCACTTACCTGTGGTGACTTGCCCTGGAAAAATGATGCGTAGCCGCCACTCCTACGCCGTGCTCAAACAATTAGGAATGACAGAGGCGATCGCTGCTAACGAGGCAGAATACATTCAAATTGCAGCTCGTTTAGGCCTAGATCCCAAGTGGCGTCATCAAATCTCCCAAAAAATCAAGGCTGCCCATTCCCGCCTTTATGACGATATTACCTGTGTCAAGGCATTAGAAAATTTCTATCAAAAGTCGTTCATCAACAAGCTTTTTTAG
- a CDS encoding DUF3611 family protein, which produces MLNQPDSSAIPPAIRQIATNFRWTGWISLSIQAVLGVVSTGVLILASFSGRAGAASNATRAGTGFGIFFAVCGLVALGISIYWSFRYVRISRQLRAPNTSLRPSKADTIQLLQLGIVLNLVGMLLTIVGAEAIVGGLIARAIAQPQNSPLLYGVNNIPTIQPLDFFVVQANTNTIAGHFAGLVSSFWLLNRVNR; this is translated from the coding sequence ATGTTGAATCAGCCAGACTCTTCTGCAATTCCGCCTGCAATTCGTCAAATTGCCACTAACTTCCGCTGGACTGGCTGGATTAGCCTCAGTATCCAAGCAGTCTTAGGGGTTGTTTCTACCGGGGTTTTAATTCTGGCTAGCTTTAGCGGTCGAGCTGGAGCGGCTTCCAATGCCACGCGAGCGGGTACTGGCTTTGGCATTTTCTTTGCTGTCTGTGGATTGGTGGCTTTAGGGATCAGTATCTACTGGTCATTTCGATATGTGCGGATCTCTCGTCAACTACGAGCGCCTAATACTAGCCTGCGCCCTAGTAAGGCAGATACGATTCAACTTTTGCAACTTGGCATTGTGCTCAATCTGGTCGGCATGTTGTTGACCATTGTAGGAGCGGAGGCCATCGTCGGTGGCTTGATTGCCCGAGCGATCGCCCAGCCTCAAAATTCTCCTCTTTTATATGGTGTAAATAATATTCCGACTATTCAGCCCCTCGACTTCTTTGTAGTGCAAGCTAACACGAATACGATCGCGGGCCACTTTGCGGGACTGGTTTCTTCTTTTTGGCTGCTAAATCGGGTTAATCGCTAG
- a CDS encoding cofactor assembly of complex C subunit B produces the protein MNAAILPSIFVMTLLMVVGLMFFIRASVKDRTRAVQLIAEQAEESLLNRVQQYFDQRAYKVAALDPAQNQVTFQGVVRPSWFLAVFLTVLAAAGILCLALVLSMLLPGLTQILLGTVLLAPLAGFFYWQKAKRPEQVSLKIEPLESEKSQSWSRVTVTAHRDELAELQRALNLRVCD, from the coding sequence ATGAACGCTGCCATTCTGCCATCTATATTCGTGATGACCTTACTGATGGTGGTGGGTCTCATGTTTTTCATTCGAGCTTCCGTCAAAGACAGAACGCGAGCAGTACAACTGATTGCAGAACAGGCAGAGGAATCGTTACTCAACCGAGTGCAACAATACTTTGACCAACGCGCCTACAAAGTTGCAGCCCTCGATCCAGCCCAAAACCAAGTAACATTTCAAGGCGTGGTACGGCCTAGCTGGTTTTTGGCCGTCTTCTTAACGGTATTGGCTGCCGCAGGCATTTTGTGTTTGGCTCTAGTACTATCAATGCTTTTGCCTGGACTGACACAGATTTTGCTAGGGACCGTGCTTCTGGCACCTCTAGCAGGCTTCTTTTACTGGCAAAAAGCGAAGCGCCCAGAACAAGTTTCCCTCAAGATTGAACCCCTTGAGTCAGAAAAGTCTCAATCTTGGAGCCGCGTTACAGTCACAGCTCATCGAGATGAGTTGGCCGAATTGCAGCGAGCCCTTAACTTAAGGGTTTGTGATTAA
- the crtD gene encoding C-3',4' desaturase CrtD, whose amino-acid sequence MGSKGDRVVVVGAGIGGLTTAALLAHRGYQVLVLDQALVPGGCASTFKRRGFTFDVGATQVAGLEPGGIHHRIFSELEIEPPEATPCDPACAVLLPGETEPIHVWRDPDQWRAERQRQFPGSEPFWQLLADLFRYSWAFQGRDPILPPRNIWDFWQLTKAVRPDTLLTLPHTFSTVGDALRGYRLADNLRLRTFLDLQLKLYSQVDAENTALLYAATALGVSQAPHGLFHLQGSMQVLSDRLVQALERDGGRLLMRHSVEQIHVEAGVVKAVTIRNQKTNDVWTEPADQVVANVTVQNLVPLLGEAIPSGYQQRVDKLPQASGAFVIYLGVDQSAIPGGCPPHLQFLYDYDGPIGENNSLFVSVSHPGDGRAPEGQATIVASSFTDPTLWWQCPNYESLKQQYTETAIARLSQFFHLTPETILHQESATPRTFAHYTGREQGIVGGIGQRVSTFGPFGFANRTPIQKLWLVGDSTHPGEGTAGVSYSALTVVRQIEANSEKGRP is encoded by the coding sequence ATGGGCAGCAAGGGCGATCGCGTGGTTGTGGTAGGAGCAGGCATTGGTGGTCTGACCACAGCCGCATTACTGGCTCATCGTGGTTATCAAGTTCTTGTTTTAGACCAAGCGTTAGTTCCGGGGGGCTGTGCTTCTACCTTTAAACGTCGCGGCTTTACCTTTGATGTGGGAGCAACTCAAGTTGCGGGGCTAGAACCAGGCGGCATTCATCATCGAATTTTTAGTGAGCTAGAAATTGAGCCTCCGGAGGCAACACCCTGCGACCCTGCCTGTGCCGTTTTGCTTCCGGGTGAAACTGAACCGATTCATGTTTGGCGCGATCCAGACCAGTGGCGAGCTGAGCGACAGCGACAATTTCCGGGCAGCGAACCGTTTTGGCAACTTTTAGCTGATTTGTTTCGCTACAGTTGGGCCTTCCAAGGGCGCGACCCAATTTTGCCGCCCCGCAATATTTGGGATTTTTGGCAGCTCACCAAAGCAGTACGGCCTGATACGCTTCTAACTTTGCCCCATACTTTTTCGACCGTGGGGGATGCGCTGCGTGGCTATCGCTTAGCTGATAACTTGCGCCTGCGAACTTTCTTAGATTTGCAACTGAAGCTTTACTCCCAAGTAGACGCGGAGAACACAGCTCTGCTTTACGCAGCTACAGCTTTAGGAGTGTCTCAAGCGCCCCACGGGTTGTTTCACTTACAGGGCAGTATGCAGGTGCTCAGCGATCGCCTGGTGCAAGCTCTAGAGCGAGATGGGGGTCGTTTACTGATGCGCCACAGCGTCGAGCAGATTCACGTAGAAGCAGGGGTCGTGAAGGCGGTCACGATTCGTAATCAGAAAACCAATGACGTTTGGACAGAACCTGCTGATCAGGTGGTGGCAAATGTCACGGTGCAAAACTTAGTGCCGCTGCTGGGCGAAGCCATTCCCTCTGGCTACCAACAACGAGTTGATAAATTACCTCAAGCGTCTGGAGCGTTTGTGATTTATCTCGGCGTAGACCAAAGTGCCATTCCTGGCGGATGCCCGCCTCATCTTCAGTTTCTCTACGATTACGATGGGCCAATTGGGGAAAATAACTCGTTGTTTGTCTCGGTAAGCCATCCTGGGGATGGCCGTGCCCCAGAAGGCCAGGCTACTATCGTGGCTTCTTCTTTTACCGATCCGACGCTGTGGTGGCAGTGCCCCAACTATGAAAGCTTGAAGCAGCAATATACCGAAACAGCGATCGCGCGGCTCAGCCAATTCTTCCATCTCACACCAGAGACCATCCTGCACCAAGAATCGGCCACGCCCCGAACTTTTGCCCACTACACCGGACGCGAACAGGGCATTGTGGGTGGCATTGGGCAGCGAGTCAGCACCTTCGGCCCTTTTGGGTTTGCCAATCGCACGCCGATTCAGAAGCTTTGGTTGGTAGGTGACTCCACTCATCCAGGCGAGGGCACTGCAGGAGTTAGTTACTCAGCCCTGACAGTTGTTCGGCAAATTGAGGCAAACTCAGAGAAGGGCAGGCCGTAA
- a CDS encoding pitrilysin family protein — MTPTLIKSPQAPRLNAPTVRRLANGLTIVAEQLPIEAVNLNLWLNVGSAIETDAINGMAHFLEHMVFKGTAQLASGEFERLIEERGAVTNAATSQDYTHYYITTAPKDFAELAPLQMDVVLNAEIADEAFERERSVILEEIRRSDDNPRRRTFAKAMEVAFEKLPYRRPVLGPSSVIEQLTPQQMRDFHTQHYQPHSMTAAVVGNLPVEELIQIVETSLAQVQAHRPAIAAQSSLHDLPSYSLEPAFDRVVRQEVVDDSLQQARLVMAWRAPGLADLQETYALDILATILGQGRTARLIRDLREEKGLVTSIAASNITFEMQGAFYISAQLPAENIPVVEAAIADHIRRIQTEPVTEAEIARVRTQVANRFIFGNETPSDRASLYGYYQAMVGDLAPALNYPAHIQALDAVSLQASAQRYLSTEAYGVVVLKPAA, encoded by the coding sequence ATGACCCCAACCCTGATCAAATCGCCCCAGGCTCCTCGACTGAACGCACCCACGGTTCGTCGCTTAGCGAATGGCCTGACGATCGTTGCAGAGCAGCTACCGATTGAAGCGGTCAACCTCAACCTCTGGCTGAATGTAGGCTCAGCGATTGAGACTGACGCCATTAATGGCATGGCCCATTTTCTAGAGCACATGGTGTTCAAGGGAACCGCGCAGCTAGCGAGTGGAGAATTTGAGCGCTTGATTGAGGAGCGGGGCGCAGTGACGAACGCTGCCACCAGTCAAGACTACACCCACTACTACATCACGACGGCTCCCAAAGACTTCGCCGAGTTAGCACCTTTACAAATGGATGTGGTGCTGAATGCCGAAATTGCAGATGAAGCCTTTGAGCGAGAGCGATCGGTGATTTTAGAGGAAATTCGTCGCTCGGATGATAATCCACGTCGCCGTACTTTTGCCAAAGCGATGGAAGTCGCATTTGAGAAGTTACCTTATCGCCGTCCCGTGCTTGGCCCTAGTTCTGTCATTGAGCAACTAACTCCCCAGCAAATGCGGGACTTCCACACCCAGCATTATCAGCCCCACTCGATGACTGCGGCAGTGGTAGGCAATTTGCCTGTAGAGGAGCTGATCCAGATTGTGGAAACATCCCTCGCCCAGGTACAAGCGCATCGGCCCGCGATCGCTGCTCAATCTTCTCTCCATGATTTGCCCAGCTACAGCCTAGAGCCTGCCTTTGACCGAGTTGTACGGCAAGAAGTCGTCGATGATAGCTTGCAGCAAGCTCGTTTGGTAATGGCCTGGCGCGCCCCTGGATTAGCAGACCTCCAAGAAACCTACGCGCTAGATATCTTGGCAACCATTTTGGGTCAAGGCCGCACGGCTCGCTTGATCCGCGACTTGCGAGAAGAGAAAGGGCTTGTCACCAGCATTGCTGCCAGCAACATCACTTTTGAGATGCAAGGAGCCTTCTACATCTCGGCCCAGCTGCCAGCAGAAAACATTCCAGTCGTAGAAGCCGCGATCGCCGATCATATCCGTCGAATTCAAACTGAACCTGTCACCGAAGCAGAAATTGCCCGCGTTCGGACTCAAGTGGCGAATCGGTTCATCTTTGGCAACGAAACCCCCAGCGATCGCGCCAGCTTGTATGGCTACTACCAAGCAATGGTGGGAGATTTGGCTCCAGCCCTCAACTACCCCGCGCACATTCAAGCGTTGGATGCGGTCAGTTTGCAAGCCTCGGCCCAGCGCTACCTATCCACCGAGGCCTATGGCGTAGTGGTACTGAAACCTGCTGCTTAA